A part of Curtobacterium sp. MCLR17_036 genomic DNA contains:
- a CDS encoding ABC transporter ATP-binding protein, whose amino-acid sequence MGHGMRGGGGGGPRGGGRISSGDFRAQKAANAEAPKIPHLLHRIAGLFVPHRRAIVLTVVLVLVGAAISVVPPLLTQKAFDVGLFPPSGRPNVPVLVELVTAMVLLWIASAGVGVWQTYLTATVGNKVMGSMRMRLFGHLQRMELAFFTRTKTGVIQSRLQNDVGGVASVLNNTISSVLGNTVTVIAALVAMLLLSWQMTLVAVVLLPLLVIAQRRVGQVRARIASATQESLSDMTAITQEALSVSGILLAKSFNQQRSETKRYGDENRNQISLQVRQQMSGQWFFAIVQIFLSIIPAIIYLVAAWLIIGDVPITAGTIVAFTTVQSRLLFPTVGLLRVVLDLQTSGALFARIFEYFDLEPAITDSPTAKPIDQAAVGHVAFEDVTFTYPDGEADKPTLRGVSFALRPGQFAAFVGPSGAGKTTVSYLVPRLYEATSGSVRFAGQDVRDLEHEDLMRHIGIVSQETYLFHATIADNLRYAKPDATDDEVERAARAANIHETIASFPDGYDTVVGERGYRLSGGEKQRIAIARVLLKDPPVLVLDEATSALDSISERVVQTALDTAAAGRTTISIAHRLSTVRDADVIFVLDHGQIVEQGSHDELLALDGTYAELHRQQNAPAESVGS is encoded by the coding sequence ATGGGCCACGGGATGCGCGGCGGCGGGGGCGGCGGACCGCGCGGCGGCGGCCGCATCTCGAGCGGCGACTTCCGCGCGCAGAAGGCCGCCAACGCCGAGGCGCCGAAGATCCCGCACCTGCTGCACCGCATCGCCGGGCTGTTCGTGCCGCACCGCCGGGCGATCGTCCTGACGGTCGTGCTCGTGCTCGTGGGGGCCGCGATCTCGGTCGTGCCGCCGCTGCTCACGCAGAAGGCCTTCGACGTCGGACTCTTCCCGCCGTCCGGCCGGCCGAACGTACCGGTGCTCGTCGAACTCGTCACCGCGATGGTCCTCCTGTGGATCGCGAGCGCCGGGGTGGGTGTGTGGCAGACCTACCTGACCGCGACGGTCGGCAACAAGGTGATGGGCTCGATGCGGATGCGTCTGTTCGGGCACCTGCAGCGCATGGAGCTCGCCTTCTTCACCCGCACGAAGACCGGTGTGATCCAGTCGCGGCTGCAGAACGACGTCGGCGGCGTGGCCAGCGTCCTCAACAACACGATCTCGTCGGTGCTCGGCAACACCGTCACCGTCATCGCCGCGCTCGTCGCCATGCTGCTGCTCAGCTGGCAGATGACGCTGGTGGCGGTGGTCCTGCTGCCGCTGCTCGTCATCGCCCAGCGCCGGGTCGGCCAGGTGCGGGCACGGATCGCCTCGGCGACGCAGGAGTCGCTGTCCGACATGACCGCAATCACGCAGGAGGCCCTCAGCGTCTCCGGCATCCTGCTCGCCAAGAGCTTCAACCAGCAGCGCAGCGAGACCAAGCGCTACGGCGATGAGAACCGCAACCAGATCAGCCTGCAGGTCCGGCAGCAGATGTCCGGCCAGTGGTTCTTCGCGATCGTGCAGATCTTCCTGTCGATCATCCCGGCGATCATCTACCTGGTCGCCGCGTGGCTGATCATCGGGGACGTCCCGATCACCGCCGGCACGATCGTCGCCTTCACGACCGTGCAGTCGCGGCTGCTGTTCCCGACCGTCGGTCTGCTCCGGGTCGTGCTCGACCTGCAGACCTCCGGTGCGTTGTTCGCCCGCATCTTCGAGTACTTCGACCTCGAGCCGGCGATCACCGACTCGCCGACGGCGAAGCCGATCGACCAGGCCGCCGTCGGGCACGTGGCCTTCGAGGACGTCACCTTCACCTACCCCGACGGCGAGGCCGACAAGCCGACCCTGCGCGGGGTGTCCTTCGCGCTCCGGCCCGGGCAGTTCGCTGCGTTCGTCGGACCCTCGGGGGCCGGCAAGACGACCGTGTCGTACCTGGTGCCCCGCCTGTACGAGGCGACGAGCGGTTCGGTCCGCTTCGCGGGGCAGGACGTCCGCGACCTCGAGCACGAGGACCTGATGCGCCACATCGGCATCGTCAGCCAGGAGACCTACCTGTTCCACGCGACGATCGCCGACAACCTGCGGTACGCGAAGCCGGACGCCACCGACGACGAGGTCGAACGGGCGGCACGAGCGGCGAACATCCACGAGACCATCGCCTCGTTCCCGGACGGGTACGACACGGTGGTGGGGGAGCGCGGGTACCGACTGTCGGGCGGCGAGAAGCAGCGGATCGCGATCGCGCGGGTGCTGTTGAAGGACCCGCCGGTGCTCGTGCTCGACGAGGCCACCAGTGCGCTCGACTCCATCTCGGAGCGGGTGGTGCAGACCGCGCTCGACACGGCGGCGGCAGGGCGCACGACGATCTCCATCGCCCACCGGTTGTCCACGGTGCGCGACGCCGACGTCATCTTCGTGCTCGACCACGGGCAGATCGTCGAGCAGGGGTCGCACGACGAACTCCTGGCACTCGACGGCACGTACGCCGAGCTGCACCGGCAGCAGAACGCCCCCGCCGAGTCCGTCGGCAGCTGA
- a CDS encoding TetR/AcrR family transcriptional regulator, with protein sequence MVDARILHTTAALREAILRLATDRPVSTITVADVTRAAGINRATFYSHAVSPGSLLADVLTPELDRIREDDAAARRTAAARGADAAELAAITRRGINAVVEHVTAHRDIYCKALPDPNDASLHRLLVEHFTVSSVQHIQELDPASRPPLLDDVAAGFVAQGFVGAIEAWLAGPRRSRKALVETITLSFPAWWN encoded by the coding sequence ATGGTGGACGCTCGGATCCTGCACACGACCGCTGCCCTGCGCGAGGCGATCCTCCGGCTCGCCACCGACCGTCCGGTCTCCACGATCACCGTCGCGGACGTCACCCGCGCCGCCGGCATCAACCGCGCCACGTTCTACTCGCACGCCGTCTCCCCCGGCTCGCTGCTCGCGGACGTCCTGACGCCGGAACTCGACCGCATCCGCGAGGACGACGCCGCGGCCCGACGCACCGCTGCCGCCCGGGGTGCGGACGCCGCCGAGCTCGCCGCCATCACCCGCCGCGGCATCAACGCGGTCGTCGAGCACGTCACGGCCCACCGGGACATCTACTGCAAGGCGTTGCCCGACCCGAACGACGCCTCGCTGCACCGCCTGCTCGTCGAGCACTTCACCGTGTCGAGCGTCCAGCACATCCAGGAACTCGACCCGGCGTCGCGCCCGCCGCTGCTCGACGACGTCGCCGCCGGCTTCGTGGCGCAGGGGTTCGTCGGCGCCATCGAGGCCTGGCTCGCCGGACCCCGCCGCTCCCGCAAGGCGCTGGTCGAGACGATCACGCTGTCGTTCCCGGCCTGGTGGAACTGA
- a CDS encoding multidrug effflux MFS transporter, with protein sequence MTAPATTGSIRVLHPGDSLSRGQRLVYVFVLGALTALGPFTIDLYLPAFPALKEQFGVTDGAVQLTLTATTLGFAVGQLLVGPWSDKVGRRLPLIVATTVHIGASIGAATAPDIELLAVFRVLQGMGAAAGGVVAMATVRDLFGGKPLVRMLSRLAMVNGLAPILAPLIGSQMLRFTSWRGIFVFLACYGLAVVIASILLIVETLPPARRHEAGHSTIGQRYKALFSDRIFVGVALIGAMVFSGLFSYLSSSPFLFQGVYGLDAQQYGLLFAVNSVGVVLGVQISARLAQRVGPQWILACSTATLLLASVAIIVLDQLGAGLVGVLVPLWFFIAACGFSFPLVQVIGLAAHGKEAGTAASLLGALNFGVAGLISPVVGWLGITTATPMAMVMGSTAAMAIVVLWVVVRPKTVPALTH encoded by the coding sequence GTGACCGCGCCCGCCACCACCGGTTCGATCCGGGTCCTGCACCCCGGAGACTCGCTCTCCCGCGGGCAGCGACTCGTCTACGTCTTCGTCCTGGGCGCACTGACCGCGCTCGGGCCGTTCACCATCGACCTGTACCTGCCGGCGTTCCCGGCCCTCAAGGAGCAGTTCGGCGTCACCGACGGTGCCGTGCAGCTGACCCTGACGGCGACGACGCTCGGGTTCGCGGTCGGCCAGCTCCTCGTCGGACCCTGGAGCGACAAGGTCGGTCGCCGCCTGCCGCTCATCGTGGCGACGACGGTGCACATCGGCGCCTCGATCGGTGCCGCGACCGCGCCGGACATCGAGCTGCTCGCGGTCTTCCGCGTGCTGCAGGGCATGGGTGCCGCGGCCGGCGGTGTCGTCGCGATGGCGACCGTCCGCGACCTGTTCGGCGGCAAGCCGCTCGTCCGGATGCTGTCGCGCCTGGCGATGGTGAACGGCCTCGCCCCGATCCTCGCGCCGCTCATCGGCTCGCAGATGCTCCGGTTCACCAGCTGGCGCGGCATCTTCGTGTTCCTCGCCTGCTACGGCCTCGCCGTCGTCATCGCGTCGATCCTGCTCATCGTCGAGACCCTGCCGCCGGCCCGCCGTCACGAGGCCGGGCACTCGACCATCGGGCAGCGGTACAAGGCCCTGTTCTCGGACCGCATCTTCGTCGGCGTCGCGCTCATCGGCGCCATGGTCTTCAGTGGCCTGTTCTCGTACCTCAGCTCGTCGCCGTTCCTGTTCCAGGGCGTCTACGGACTCGATGCGCAGCAGTACGGCCTGCTGTTCGCCGTCAACTCGGTCGGTGTCGTGCTCGGCGTGCAGATCTCCGCGCGCCTGGCGCAGCGCGTCGGTCCGCAGTGGATCCTGGCGTGCTCGACGGCGACGCTGCTGCTCGCCTCGGTCGCGATCATCGTCCTCGACCAGCTCGGCGCCGGGCTCGTCGGCGTGCTCGTGCCGCTGTGGTTCTTCATCGCCGCCTGCGGTTTCTCGTTCCCGCTCGTGCAGGTCATCGGCCTCGCCGCCCACGGCAAGGAAGCCGGGACCGCCGCGTCGCTCCTCGGCGCGCTGAACTTCGGCGTCGCCGGGCTCATCTCGCCGGTCGTCGGCTGGCTCGGCATCACGACCGCGACGCCGATGGCGATGGTGATGGGCTCGACCGCGGCCATGGCGATCGTGGTGCTCTGGGTCGTCGTCCGACCGAAGACGGTGCCGGCGCTCACCCACTGA
- a CDS encoding substrate-binding domain-containing protein, with translation MRSVVAVGALLTVLVLAGCQGTTSVAPTPVQSTDLTSSDGGFDQQAVIGVVVVHDDAALATELRTGLRDAGFRPVVRVAPASGAAAAQRSAVAGLVRSGAKALLVRAADASALTGVVRTAHDAGVVVVSLGDPLPATGTGGDGVSADYRVPGGADDAELAAAAVDVVRSLQRGEKPSVDDAGTD, from the coding sequence ATGCGCTCCGTCGTCGCCGTCGGCGCCCTGCTGACGGTCCTGGTGCTGGCCGGCTGCCAGGGCACGACCTCCGTCGCGCCCACGCCCGTGCAGAGCACGGACCTGACGAGCTCGGACGGCGGCTTCGACCAGCAGGCCGTCATCGGGGTCGTGGTCGTCCACGACGACGCCGCACTCGCCACCGAGCTGCGCACCGGCCTGCGCGACGCCGGCTTCCGCCCCGTCGTCCGGGTCGCACCGGCGTCCGGTGCCGCGGCCGCCCAGCGCTCGGCGGTCGCCGGACTCGTCCGGTCCGGCGCGAAGGCGCTGCTGGTCCGCGCCGCCGACGCCTCCGCGCTGACCGGTGTCGTCCGGACCGCGCACGACGCCGGGGTCGTGGTGGTGTCGCTCGGCGACCCGCTGCCCGCGACGGGCACCGGTGGTGACGGCGTCTCGGCCGACTACCGGGTGCCGGGCGGTGCGGACGACGCGGAGCTCGCAGCGGCGGCGGTGGACGTCGTCCGGTCCCTGCAGCGCGGCGAGAAGCCGTCGGTCGACGACGCCGGTACCGACTAG
- a CDS encoding amino acid permease — MSSAPSRPTSLRAQLARRKPIEQLRAEAAAGVDGTPLRRSLGVWHLTMISVGATLGTGILVVLGTAVPLAGPAVWISFVVAGIAALLSALSYAEMAGAVPTSGSSYSYTYATMGEGIAWVCGWCLVLEYAVSVAAVAVGASEYVDETLRVFGTHLPTALSAPPGEGGLVNLPAAVLVLLATVVLLPGARESAWVNTVMVVVKIALLVFFVVVAFTAFQARNFEPLAPMGAAGVTAAASRLFFSYIGFDAASTAGEEAKNPRRDLPRAIIGSIVLITALYILVAVAAIGARSWTDFSSSEASLVRIVVDVTGQPLVALVFSVGAVVAIASVVLTVLYGQTRILLTMSRDGLVPKVFGRVSPRTGTPIANTLIIGIAVTMVAALVPLGELADATSIGTLVAFALVNVSVIVLRRSRPDLERSYRVPLFPVVPVLGALSCVLLAVFLGATTWIAFGIWMLAGAALYLAYGRRHSTLR, encoded by the coding sequence ATGTCGTCCGCGCCCTCCCGTCCCACGTCCCTGCGGGCGCAGCTCGCCCGCCGCAAGCCGATCGAGCAGCTCCGGGCCGAAGCCGCGGCGGGGGTCGACGGCACCCCGCTGCGCCGGTCCCTCGGGGTGTGGCACCTCACGATGATCAGCGTCGGCGCGACGCTCGGCACCGGCATCCTCGTGGTGCTCGGCACCGCCGTGCCGCTCGCCGGCCCCGCGGTCTGGATCTCGTTCGTGGTCGCGGGCATCGCGGCGCTGCTCTCGGCGCTCTCCTACGCCGAGATGGCCGGTGCCGTACCGACCTCGGGGTCGAGCTACTCGTACACCTACGCGACCATGGGCGAGGGCATCGCCTGGGTCTGCGGCTGGTGCCTCGTGCTCGAGTACGCCGTCTCGGTCGCGGCCGTGGCCGTCGGGGCGAGCGAGTACGTCGACGAGACCCTCCGCGTGTTCGGCACGCACCTGCCCACCGCGCTGTCGGCACCTCCGGGCGAGGGCGGTCTCGTCAACCTGCCCGCGGCCGTCCTGGTGCTGCTGGCGACCGTGGTGCTGCTCCCCGGCGCCCGCGAGAGCGCCTGGGTGAACACGGTCATGGTCGTCGTGAAGATCGCCCTGCTCGTGTTCTTCGTCGTCGTGGCGTTCACCGCGTTCCAGGCCCGGAACTTCGAGCCGCTCGCGCCGATGGGCGCCGCCGGTGTGACGGCTGCCGCGTCGCGCCTGTTCTTCTCGTACATCGGCTTCGACGCCGCCTCGACCGCAGGTGAAGAGGCGAAGAACCCCCGCCGCGACCTCCCCCGCGCCATCATCGGCTCGATCGTCCTCATCACGGCGCTCTACATCCTGGTCGCCGTGGCCGCGATCGGTGCCCGCTCGTGGACCGACTTCTCGTCGTCCGAGGCCTCGCTCGTCCGCATCGTCGTCGACGTCACCGGCCAGCCGCTCGTGGCGCTCGTGTTCTCCGTCGGCGCCGTCGTCGCCATCGCGAGCGTCGTGCTGACGGTGCTGTACGGCCAGACCCGCATCCTGCTGACGATGTCCCGCGACGGCCTGGTCCCGAAGGTGTTCGGCCGGGTGTCCCCGCGCACCGGCACCCCGATCGCCAACACGCTCATCATCGGCATCGCCGTGACGATGGTCGCCGCGCTCGTCCCCCTCGGCGAACTCGCCGACGCCACGAGCATCGGGACCCTCGTCGCCTTCGCCCTCGTGAACGTCTCGGTGATCGTGCTCCGACGTTCCCGGCCGGACCTCGAGCGCTCGTACCGCGTGCCGCTCTTCCCCGTCGTCCCGGTCCTCGGCGCGCTCAGCTGCGTCCTCCTCGCGGTGTTCCTCGGCGCCACGACGTGGATCGCCTTCGGCATCTGGATGCTCGCCGGCGCCGCGCTCTACCTGGCCTACGGCCGCCGCCACAGCACCCTGCGCTGA
- a CDS encoding MFS transporter, giving the protein MSTTATRTGLFSGGHALATIGMVAIVGVAAFQNLAMTTIMPVISRDLDGEALYALAFAAPLAAGVPGMVLAGNWADRAGGRVVAWVSALLFAAGTAVVMTAPTMTVFLVGRLVEGFGAGAIDVVLYVLVARIFPAELHGPVFAGFAAAWVVPALVGPALAGIVTDVWDWHWVFAGALVIAVAAFTLLVPTLGRLHPPAEGLRPPWQRTRIGWSVAAAVAILLLNVAPDLTPWGMVAAVAVGLVGTWFALRPLLPTGTFRAAAGLPSVVLLRGLMAASFFGSEAYVPFLLQAEHGLQPSTAGLALTVAALSWAGASWAHGKVGEERLTAQRTFGVGLALVLVSLLTAFAVAALHLPWWVLVAGWFVGGAGMGAIYPRTSMLTLRFSGEGDDGFASSALTIADASGSVIGLAATGLLFTATGGAQGTVAFPLVFGAMILFAALAVAAVRRLGPVPAPRTGG; this is encoded by the coding sequence GTGAGCACCACGGCGACGAGGACGGGCCTGTTCAGCGGGGGACACGCCCTCGCGACGATCGGCATGGTCGCGATCGTCGGCGTCGCCGCCTTCCAGAACCTGGCGATGACGACGATCATGCCGGTGATCAGCCGCGACCTCGACGGCGAGGCGCTGTACGCGCTCGCGTTCGCCGCACCGCTGGCCGCCGGCGTGCCGGGCATGGTGCTGGCGGGGAACTGGGCGGACCGCGCGGGCGGACGCGTCGTCGCGTGGGTGTCGGCGCTGCTCTTCGCGGCCGGTACCGCGGTGGTGATGACCGCTCCGACGATGACGGTCTTCCTGGTCGGCCGGCTCGTCGAGGGCTTCGGCGCGGGCGCGATCGACGTCGTGCTCTACGTGCTCGTGGCCCGGATCTTCCCCGCCGAGCTGCACGGCCCGGTGTTCGCCGGGTTCGCCGCCGCCTGGGTGGTGCCGGCGCTCGTCGGACCGGCGCTGGCCGGCATCGTCACCGACGTGTGGGACTGGCACTGGGTGTTCGCCGGTGCGCTCGTGATCGCCGTCGCCGCCTTCACCCTGCTCGTGCCGACCCTCGGCCGCCTGCACCCGCCCGCCGAGGGCCTGCGACCGCCGTGGCAGCGGACCCGGATCGGGTGGTCGGTCGCCGCCGCGGTCGCGATCCTGCTGCTCAACGTCGCACCGGACCTGACCCCGTGGGGGATGGTCGCCGCCGTCGCGGTCGGCCTGGTCGGCACCTGGTTCGCACTCCGGCCGCTGCTGCCCACCGGCACCTTCCGCGCGGCGGCCGGGTTGCCGTCGGTCGTGCTGCTCCGCGGTCTCATGGCGGCGTCGTTCTTCGGCAGTGAGGCCTACGTGCCCTTCCTGCTGCAGGCGGAGCACGGGCTGCAGCCCTCCACCGCCGGGCTCGCGCTCACCGTCGCCGCGCTGAGCTGGGCGGGTGCGAGCTGGGCCCACGGGAAGGTCGGCGAGGAACGCCTGACCGCGCAGCGCACCTTCGGCGTCGGCCTCGCCCTGGTGCTCGTGAGCCTGCTGACGGCGTTCGCGGTCGCCGCCCTGCACCTGCCGTGGTGGGTGCTCGTGGCCGGCTGGTTCGTCGGCGGTGCCGGCATGGGGGCGATCTACCCGCGCACCTCGATGCTGACGCTGCGCTTCTCCGGCGAGGGCGACGACGGCTTCGCGAGCTCGGCGCTGACCATCGCCGACGCCTCGGGCAGCGTCATCGGCCTCGCCGCCACCGGCCTGCTGTTCACGGCGACGGGCGGCGCGCAGGGGACGGTCGCCTTCCCGCTCGTCTTCGGCGCCATGATCCTGTTCGCGGCGCTGGCGGTCGCGGCGGTCCGGCGACTCGGTCCCGTCCCGGCACCGCGGACGGGCGGGTAG
- a CDS encoding cystathionine gamma-synthase, giving the protein MTEFSTRAIHAGQEPDGATGAVIPPIHVTSTYVQDGIGGMRNGYEYSRSGNPTRDGLQALLADLDGGVAAYSFSSGLAAEDALLRSVLSPGARVVMGNDVYGGTHRLVNRLHVPWGVELVVVDMSELDQVRAALQDAPDATVLWVETPTNPLMKIADIAALATLGHEAGAVVVVDNTFASPYLQQPLSLGADVVVYSATKYLGGHSDVVGGAVVLADEELAAKVQFLQFGAGAISSPFDAFLTTRGIKTLAVRMERHSANAQAVAEALVSAPGVERVYYPGLSDHPGHDVAARQMRGFGGMLSVALSGGPAAAKRFAESTELFALAESLGGVESLIGYPSEMTHASVRGTELAVPENVVRLSVGIEDAGDLIADVQQALAR; this is encoded by the coding sequence ATGACCGAGTTCAGCACCCGAGCCATCCACGCCGGCCAGGAGCCCGACGGCGCCACCGGCGCCGTGATCCCGCCCATCCACGTGACCTCGACGTACGTGCAGGACGGCATCGGCGGCATGCGGAACGGCTACGAGTACTCCCGTTCCGGCAACCCGACGCGCGACGGCCTGCAGGCCCTGCTCGCCGACCTCGACGGTGGCGTCGCCGCGTACTCGTTCTCCTCCGGCCTCGCCGCCGAGGACGCCCTGCTCCGTTCGGTCCTGTCGCCCGGTGCACGCGTGGTGATGGGCAACGACGTCTACGGCGGCACGCACCGCCTGGTCAACCGCCTGCACGTGCCGTGGGGCGTCGAACTCGTCGTCGTCGACATGAGCGAGCTCGACCAGGTGCGTGCGGCGCTGCAGGACGCGCCGGACGCGACCGTGCTCTGGGTCGAGACGCCGACGAACCCGCTCATGAAGATCGCCGACATCGCGGCCCTCGCCACCCTCGGGCACGAGGCCGGCGCGGTCGTCGTCGTGGACAACACCTTCGCGTCGCCGTACCTGCAGCAGCCGCTGTCGCTCGGCGCGGACGTCGTCGTGTACTCGGCGACGAAGTACCTCGGCGGCCACTCCGACGTCGTCGGCGGGGCCGTCGTGCTCGCCGATGAGGAGCTCGCGGCGAAGGTGCAGTTCCTGCAGTTCGGCGCCGGCGCGATCTCGTCGCCGTTCGACGCGTTCCTGACCACCCGCGGCATCAAGACGCTCGCCGTCCGGATGGAACGGCACTCCGCGAACGCGCAGGCCGTGGCCGAGGCGCTCGTGTCCGCGCCCGGTGTCGAGCGCGTCTACTACCCGGGCCTGTCCGACCACCCGGGGCACGACGTCGCCGCCCGGCAGATGCGCGGGTTCGGCGGCATGCTGTCCGTGGCGCTCTCCGGCGGGCCGGCCGCGGCGAAGCGGTTCGCGGAGTCGACCGAGCTGTTCGCGCTGGCCGAGTCGCTCGGCGGGGTCGAGTCGCTCATCGGGTACCCGAGCGAGATGACGCACGCGTCGGTGCGGGGCACCGAGCTCGCCGTGCCGGAGAACGTCGTGCGGCTGTCCGTCGGCATCGAGGACGCCGGCGACCTCATCGCGGACGTGCAGCAGGCGCTCGCGCGCTGA
- a CDS encoding cystathionine beta-synthase, giving the protein MRYANSVVDLVGNTPLVKLNRVTEGVRATVLVKVEYLNPGGSSKDRIATRIIDAAEASGDLRPGGTIVEPTSGNTGVGLALVAQQRGYRCVFVLPDKVGEDKRNVLTAYGAEIVVTPTAVAPEHPESYYSVSDRLVQEIPGAYKPNQYANPNGPRSHYETTGPEIWRDTEEQLTHFVAGVGTGGTISGTGKYLKEASGGRVRIIGADPEGSVYSGGTGRPYLVEGVGEDFWPGAYDPDIADEVIAVSDADAFAMTRRLAREEGLLVGGSSGMAVVAALRAARDLTEDDVVVVLLPDGGRGYLGKIFNDRWMRSYGFAETDDARTVGSLIAGKDGRLPDLVHAHPADTVRDVVDIMSKYGVSQMPVLTAEPPVVIGEVIGAVAEKDLLEQVFTGAAGMTDALSGFVGDPLPLIGVGESVSAARRALETVDALLVVEDGKPVTVLTRHDLLTYLSE; this is encoded by the coding sequence GTGCGTTACGCGAACTCCGTCGTCGACCTCGTCGGCAACACCCCGCTCGTCAAGCTGAACCGCGTCACCGAGGGGGTGCGGGCGACCGTCCTGGTGAAGGTCGAGTACCTGAACCCCGGGGGGTCCTCGAAGGACCGCATCGCCACGCGGATCATCGACGCCGCCGAGGCCTCCGGCGACCTGCGGCCCGGCGGGACCATCGTCGAGCCGACGTCCGGCAACACCGGCGTCGGGCTCGCGCTCGTCGCGCAGCAGCGCGGGTACCGGTGCGTGTTCGTGCTGCCGGACAAGGTGGGCGAGGACAAGCGCAACGTGCTCACCGCCTACGGCGCCGAGATCGTCGTCACGCCGACCGCGGTCGCGCCGGAGCACCCCGAGTCCTACTACTCGGTGTCCGACCGGCTGGTGCAGGAGATCCCCGGCGCCTACAAGCCGAACCAGTACGCCAACCCGAACGGGCCGCGCAGCCACTACGAGACCACCGGCCCGGAGATCTGGCGCGACACCGAGGAGCAGCTCACCCACTTCGTGGCGGGCGTCGGCACCGGGGGGACCATCTCCGGCACCGGCAAGTACCTCAAGGAGGCCTCCGGTGGTCGCGTCCGCATCATCGGCGCCGACCCGGAGGGCTCCGTGTACTCCGGCGGCACCGGCCGCCCGTACCTGGTCGAGGGCGTCGGCGAGGACTTCTGGCCGGGCGCCTACGACCCGGACATCGCCGACGAGGTCATCGCCGTGTCCGACGCGGACGCGTTCGCGATGACCCGGCGCCTCGCCCGCGAAGAGGGCCTGCTCGTCGGCGGCTCGAGCGGCATGGCGGTCGTCGCCGCGCTCCGGGCGGCCCGCGACCTCACCGAGGACGACGTCGTCGTGGTGCTCCTGCCCGACGGCGGCCGCGGGTACCTCGGCAAGATCTTCAACGACCGCTGGATGCGCTCCTACGGCTTCGCCGAGACCGACGACGCCCGCACCGTCGGGTCGCTCATCGCCGGCAAGGACGGACGCCTGCCCGACCTCGTGCACGCCCACCCGGCCGACACCGTGCGCGACGTCGTCGACATCATGTCGAAGTACGGCGTCTCGCAGATGCCCGTGCTCACCGCCGAGCCGCCCGTCGTCATCGGCGAGGTCATCGGCGCCGTCGCCGAGAAGGACCTGCTCGAGCAGGTCTTCACCGGTGCCGCGGGGATGACCGACGCCCTGAGCGGGTTCGTCGGCGACCCGCTGCCGCTCATCGGCGTGGGGGAGTCCGTCTCCGCCGCACGCCGGGCGCTCGAGACGGTGGACGCGCTCCTCGTCGTCGAGGACGGCAAGCCCGTCACGGTGCTGACGCGACACGACCTGCTCACCTACCTGTCCGAGTAG